Proteins encoded within one genomic window of bacterium:
- the lon gene encoding endopeptidase La, producing MENRLPAVITRELIIYPSVVSPVIIGRPFSLKAAREALTLNKQAIFVAQLNPEQEIPSSISDILEYGTIGLFLQHLAPPDGTIRAVVEGLKKVKITDLVYQDDTFYVYYEEIEPVVPESPDIEKYLRLLREYFAKYIEYVKTVPETAFNVFDESQDPWSIAYRVLTALRLKFSEQIELFKINNLEELLKKLVEILIREIEFINLKINIETRVSEEIKKYQKQFFLQQEMKEIQKELGVTEEDEYENLEKTIQQSLMPEEVKKKALGEVAKLRRMPTNSPDAAVIRNYLDWLINLPWGIYTEDNLDISNARKILDEDHYGLEEQKERILEYLAVLKLKGEIRGQVICFVGPPGVGKTSLAKSIARALNRKFVRISLGGLRDEAEIKGHRRTYVGAMPGKIIQQIRRAGSSNPVFLLDEIDKVGQDWRGDPQAALMEVLDPEVNKSFQDHYLEVEFDLSHVLFITTANTTYTIPKPLLDRMEVIPIRGYLENEKYHIAKKFLIPKQIKSAGLPEDALKITRPAIYKIINEYSREAGLRELERQIAKITRKAAKNYADRGKKTTVTAKNLEKFLGPPRYRFRELNETLPEGVAYGLAWTEYGGDILRIEVAKMEGNGRLELTGQLGDVMKESAKAALTYIRANYQEFGLERDFYNKLDLHLHVPEGAIPKDGPSAGVTILTAMVSTLTGKKVPSNIAMTGEITITGQVLAVGGLEEKLLAAKRYGITTVYLPLENKRDVEEMKKDITEKLEIRYISHVSELIKDVFNL from the coding sequence ATGGAAAATAGACTTCCCGCAGTAATAACAAGAGAACTGATAATTTACCCTTCCGTTGTTTCTCCAGTAATCATCGGAAGGCCCTTCTCCCTCAAAGCAGCAAGAGAAGCACTTACTTTGAACAAGCAGGCTATTTTCGTCGCCCAATTAAACCCTGAACAGGAAATCCCCTCAAGCATTTCCGACATACTCGAATATGGAACTATTGGCCTATTTCTCCAGCATCTGGCACCACCTGATGGGACAATTAGGGCTGTTGTTGAAGGTCTGAAAAAAGTTAAAATCACCGATTTAGTTTATCAAGATGACACATTTTATGTCTACTATGAGGAGATAGAACCCGTTGTTCCTGAATCTCCAGATATAGAAAAATATTTAAGGCTTTTGAGGGAGTATTTTGCAAAATACATTGAATACGTTAAAACCGTACCCGAAACCGCTTTCAACGTCTTCGACGAATCACAAGACCCCTGGAGTATTGCATACAGAGTGCTGACCGCACTTAGACTAAAGTTCAGCGAGCAGATCGAATTATTTAAAATAAATAACCTGGAAGAGCTACTGAAGAAACTGGTAGAAATCCTAATACGCGAAATCGAATTCATTAACCTGAAAATTAATATAGAAACAAGGGTTTCCGAGGAAATCAAAAAATATCAGAAGCAATTCTTTCTCCAGCAGGAAATGAAAGAAATCCAAAAAGAACTCGGCGTCACAGAAGAAGATGAATATGAAAACCTCGAAAAGACGATCCAGCAATCCCTAATGCCAGAAGAGGTTAAGAAAAAAGCCCTGGGTGAAGTAGCGAAATTGAGGAGAATGCCTACAAACTCACCTGATGCAGCAGTAATCAGAAATTACCTTGACTGGCTTATCAACCTCCCATGGGGTATTTACACTGAGGACAATCTGGATATTTCCAACGCAAGAAAAATTCTTGACGAGGACCACTATGGTCTTGAAGAGCAGAAAGAAAGAATTCTGGAATATTTAGCAGTGCTTAAGTTAAAGGGCGAAATCAGGGGTCAGGTAATTTGTTTCGTTGGACCTCCTGGTGTTGGAAAGACTTCTCTCGCAAAATCCATTGCAAGGGCCCTAAATAGGAAATTTGTGAGAATTTCCCTTGGAGGTTTGAGGGACGAAGCAGAAATTAAAGGACACAGAAGAACTTACGTTGGTGCAATGCCTGGTAAAATAATTCAGCAAATAAGAAGAGCCGGAAGTTCAAATCCCGTATTCCTTTTAGATGAAATCGATAAAGTGGGTCAGGATTGGCGTGGGGATCCCCAAGCAGCTCTCATGGAAGTTCTCGACCCCGAGGTAAATAAATCATTTCAGGATCACTACTTAGAGGTTGAATTTGACCTCTCTCACGTTCTCTTTATTACCACCGCCAACACAACCTATACCATTCCCAAACCACTCTTGGACAGGATGGAGGTCATCCCCATACGGGGATATCTGGAAAATGAAAAATATCACATTGCAAAGAAGTTTTTGATTCCCAAGCAAATAAAGTCTGCTGGCCTTCCTGAAGATGCCTTAAAAATAACGCGTCCAGCAATATACAAAATAATAAATGAATACTCAAGAGAGGCTGGTTTGAGGGAACTGGAAAGGCAAATTGCTAAAATAACGAGAAAAGCGGCAAAGAATTACGCCGATAGAGGAAAAAAGACAACGGTTACTGCCAAGAATTTGGAAAAATTTTTAGGTCCACCTCGCTACAGATTTAGAGAACTGAATGAAACTCTTCCGGAAGGTGTTGCTTACGGCCTTGCCTGGACAGAGTATGGTGGAGACATTTTAAGGATTGAAGTTGCCAAGATGGAAGGAAACGGGAGACTCGAATTAACAGGACAACTGGGAGATGTGATGAAAGAATCTGCAAAAGCTGCTCTTACATACATAAGGGCAAATTACCAAGAATTTGGACTGGAGAGGGATTTTTACAACAAGTTGGACCTTCACTTACATGTTCCAGAAGGTGCTATTCCTAAGGACGGGCCTTCTGCTGGTGTTACAATATTAACCGCAATGGTTTCCACCCTGACCGGTAAAAAGGTCCCGAGTAATATCGCGATGACGGGAGAAATAACTATCACAGGTCAGGTGCTTGCCGTAGGGGGTCTGGAAGAAAAACTTCTGGCAGCTAAAAGATATGGTATCACCACCGTTTATCTTCCCCTTGAAAACAAAAGAGACGTTGAAGAAATGAAAAAGGATATAACCGAGAAGCTTGAAATAAGGTACATTTCACACGTTAGCGAACTTATAAAGGATGTATTCAACCTCTGA